One window of Chitinophagaceae bacterium genomic DNA carries:
- a CDS encoding NAD kinase has translation MLRIAIYGRNITKENENTFLDLIHQLSQNNIEVFLHKKISQKISAHLPEKLSHGTFNDNNDVISKKINYLISIGGDGTLLDTTTIIRDSGIPIIGINTGRLGFLSSVSKEETSLVVQSIINQSFNIDKRELLHLDSSKPIFGNLNFGLNECTVHKTDTSSMITIHTYIDGELLNSYWSDGLIIATPTGSTAYSLSCGGPVIYPSSKTFVITPVAPHNLTVRPMIVPNDSTISLKIESRGGRFLCTLDSRYKTAETDIELTIRKADFAINLFRLKEKSFFNTIRNKLMWGADQRN, from the coding sequence ATGCTCAGAATAGCTATTTACGGAAGAAACATTACTAAAGAGAATGAAAATACTTTTTTGGATCTGATACATCAATTAAGTCAGAACAATATTGAAGTATTTCTGCACAAAAAGATTTCTCAAAAAATTAGTGCCCATTTGCCTGAAAAGCTTTCTCATGGCACTTTCAATGATAATAATGATGTGATATCAAAAAAGATTAACTATTTGATAAGCATTGGCGGTGACGGCACCCTTCTGGATACAACTACTATAATTCGGGATTCAGGGATTCCAATAATTGGCATAAACACAGGTAGATTGGGATTCTTGTCCAGCGTCAGCAAAGAAGAAACAAGCCTCGTCGTACAAAGCATAATAAATCAATCATTTAATATTGATAAAAGAGAATTACTGCATTTAGACAGCAGTAAACCAATTTTTGGAAATTTAAATTTTGGGCTCAATGAATGTACCGTTCATAAAACGGATACCTCTTCAATGATAACTATACATACCTATATAGATGGGGAACTTTTAAATTCTTATTGGTCAGATGGTTTGATAATTGCAACTCCAACCGGCTCTACAGCCTATAGCCTGAGTTGTGGCGGCCCGGTAATTTATCCTTCATCAAAAACATTTGTAATTACCCCCGTAGCACCTCACAACCTGACGGTCAGGCCCATGATAGTGCCAAATGACAGTACCATCAGCTTGAAGATTGAAAGTCGTGGCGGAAGATTCTTGTGCACCCTTGACTCCAGATACAAAACGGCTGAAACAGATATTGAATTAACAATTCGTAAAGCAGATTTTGCAATAAACTTATTCCGATTGAAAGAAAAAAGCTTCTTTAATACAATTCGAAATAAACTTATGTGGGGTGCAGACCAACGCAATTAA